In Cucurbita pepo subsp. pepo cultivar mu-cu-16 chromosome LG10, ASM280686v2, whole genome shotgun sequence, the DNA window ttatttttaatttctttattttgtttttattatttttaatttttatgttttgtttatattatttttaatttctttattttgtttttattatttttaatttttatgttttgtttatattatttttaatttctttattttgtttttattatttttaatttttatgttttgtttatattatttttaatttctttattttgtttttattatttttaatttttatgttttgtttatattatttttaatttctttattttgtttttattatttttaatttttatgttttgtttatattatttttaatttctttattttgtttttattatttttaatttttatgttttgtttatattatttttaatttctttattttgtttttattatttttaatttttatgttttgtttatattatttttaatttctttattttgtttttattatttttaatttttatgttttgtttatattattttattatttctttgttttgtttttattatttttaatttctatgttttgtttatattattttgttattttattattttattattttattattttgttattttattattttattattttattattttgttattttgttatttgaaTTTCATACGTGCATGAATTATACGTATAATAatgtgattttttatttttgttatatacaatatgaactaatcatttttattgtttatttaatttcatgtttaatatattttatctaagattgtatccgtataattatattttatctaagattgtatccgtataattataaattctggataaataaaacttaaataaaaaattgataactCGAACCCAACCCGGATTATGTACGACCCGaacccaacccggaccatgtacacccctataTCTTATGTtggtgttttaaaataaattaaaaattataatttaaatttcactaAGCGActtacactatgatgatgtgtttggatattgttttaaataaattaggcgtaaaaaatattcaaatcaaaataatctttatttatttctatattaacgaaaaaaaatatttatcacctgaaaaaaaaacaatataatttaaatttttttagtattattgtaatattcaatagaatattttttttagaaaaaaatatttaatattattcctttcataaatttgaaatatatcggtatattttcttgaataaaaattataattattattttaattaaaatgtcaataaaaattgtccttttttattattatttttttcttttttcgaaaaaatataaatattataaacagTTTTTATACcgataattataattatagaGATAACAGATTGTAACGTGTAACCTGCAACGGCTACTTGTAGGAACGGTAACTCCAACGGTCAGAAATTCGGAAATCCCCTCATATTAGCCCCTTCCATTTTGGCTACATCTCTCACTCTGAAATCCCCGGCCACTCAGCCCTTTGCCCTTTCCCCTATCCTCCATTTTCACTTCTCTCCTCTCTTCCACTCTCGATCTCGATTTCACAATGCTGGAGACGTGGAACGCTCCTCCGGGCTTCAGGCATTCCAAATCCGCCCCTTCTTCTCCGGCGAAGCCTCTCGGCGTTTCGAGGCTCCGTTCCGATACACACCATGTCACTCATAAGGTTCCAGTAGGCGATACGCCCTATGTTAGAGCAAAGAATGTTCAGGCAAGAGTTTTAggtttttgaatttgtttcaGTTCTGTTTTCGCATTTCGAGGTTTGTTAATTGAATTTGTTAGTTTATTGTActgatttcttgtttcttatgcTCAGTTGGTGAACAAGGATCCGGATAAGGCGATTCCTCTTTTTTGGGCCGCCATTAATGCCGGGGACAGAGTTGATAGTGCCTTGAAAGACATGGCCATTGTTATGAAACAGCAGAATCGAGCCGAAGAAGCGATTGAAGCAATCAAATCGTTGCGAAGTCGGTGCTCTGATCAGGCTCAGGAGTCTCTGGACAATATTCTTTTGGATCTGTACAAGGTCTCTATGAATTTTCCAATTTCTCTTTCCGATTCGTTCTTTCTTTACTTGgatttgttcttaattttttccgtaatttcaaatttgaatccaCAGAGATGTGGAAGATTGGACGACCAGATAACTCTTTTGAAACATAAATTGTTCTTGATCCAACAAGGTTTGGCGTTCAATGGTAAGCGGACTAAAACCGCCCGATCTCAAGGAAAGAAGTTTCAAGTCTCCGTTGAGCAAGAAGCAACTAGATTACTGGTAAGACGATGGGATCTTGTAATCAACAATTTCTCTGAGAAATTCAACTTAGATTTTGAAGTGTTTGATGCCATTGTAATCATCAACAATTTCTCTGAGAAATTCAACTTAGATTTTGAAGTGTTTGATGGCATTCTTGTAATCAACAATTTCTCTGAGAATTTCAACTTAGATTTTGAAGTGTTTGAATTTATGTTTAGGGGAACTTAGGATGGGCGTTGATGCAGCAAAACAATTATGTTGAAGCCGAAGAGGCTTATAGGAAAGCACTTTCAATTGCACCTGATAATAACAAAATGTGTAACCTTGGAATCTGTTTGATGAAACAAGGGAGAATTTCAGAGGCTAAAGCAACTCTACACAGAGTTAAGCCAGCAGTTGCCGATGGGCCAAGAGGCACAGATTCCCACCTCAAAGCATATGAAAGAGCACAACAGATGCTCCAAGATCTCGAGTCTGAAATGATGAATGGGGGCGGCGATAGGCTCGAACAGAGGCGGCTTTTCGACGCCTTTCTCGGTTCTTCGTCGATTTGGCAACCTCAACCTTGCAAGGATCATACAACCTTTCCAACATTGCCTGTCACAAATCCTGTTAGGACAGTAATTCAAGATGAATTTGGTGATGAGAATGTTGATACCAATTTCTTGGCAAATCAGATGGTTCCTCCTCCTCAACATCAGAAATTGAGCTCAAAAGTTCAAGTCCCCTTGGGGGGGAACTCATTGAATGTTGCTGCCCAaccatttttttcctcaaaattGTTTAGtgaacccatttcaaaggtcCCCTTGGGAAACCAATTTCCTGAAGGGCTGAAGAGAACAAGATCTGGAAATGCAACCAATTCAATGAGAACGAATGACATGGTGGAATCAAAAAGGCCATTTGTAGTGGAATCAGGGAGGCCTGAAACTAAGACGAGAAGGTCATCTCCCACCTCGGAGGAGACAGACAAATGGGCAGAAATATTGCCTGATGACAATGACTTTGAAGAGGCTATTCTTGCTGCAGTTCTAGGCTCCACAGAGGAACCAGAGAAGCAAGCAGCATCCAATGGCAGCGCCGCTGTCAACGGTGGCGGCATGATTCAAAGTAAGATTGAGAAAAGGCTCAAGGTTTTTGAAGACATTACACTTTCCTTGAGTCCCAGAGCCTAACTCTTGTAACTTAACAAGTAAGTTCTTACCTTTCTAATtgaattcataatttttaggAGTTGAGGCAGAGGAGATGAACTTGTTCTCCTCTGCCTGCTTACTGTGGTGGCAACCAGTCTACATTAGCTTATATgctctttatttaattcacATATGCCTCTAATATATGGGgcatatgatgatgataatgataataaaactTGTTCCAGTTTTCAACTCAATGTATTCATTTTTTGCTGTCTTGTATTGTGaataaaatcttttgaaaCTCGTGTAGAAATTCTCATAGGTTAAGCAGATCTCAgacaaaaaagataaaaatataaaacgaGAGGGCTAGGAATGCCCCGAAGATTCTATGAAAAATTGGAAACTTCGAAGTGAGCTGTGGCTTAAATAGGAAGATGAGAGGATAATGAGCGTAGGATATTCATGATACGATTGTGGCTACCAAAATTCAATTACATAAGGAGGCACTGTTAATGAGAAATGTGGGGAAGGTGAACCAAAGCCTAGCTCGGACAATTTCTTGTGTGTGATGTTGCATAATCCTCGAAAAACTTTTCTTCATCGTATTGAAAAGAACAACATAGAATCCTTCTGAATTAATCCTTGTCATCTTATTTATAAAGACGAGTTTAAGTGTACGTGTTCGAgagtaattttcaaattaaaactttttttttattacaattaaaATCACTCCATAACATGTTGTAATCTTCATCCTATACGAGCTTCAATATAATAATCCCTTTATTATGGTGCTTTTCATCTTACTAATGTTCATAACTTGTATTAAAAGTGGAAAGCTCTCTTTTGTCTCCacacattttcaaataaaacaaatttacaaatggtaacatACAACACATACTTGTATCATTCAAGAGAGATATATATCCTTTTAGTATGATCAGAAGAGAGTTGGAAAGGCAACCCCCTCAGGCGAGACGAGTCTTTTGTAACTCAGTATCGCCACAGCTGCTACGATTGTGGCTACCACAATCCGAGTTGTCCATGAGGAAGCACTGTCCTTGAGACCTGTGGGAGGTGAACCGAAGCCTAGCTCAGACAGTGTCTTGTGTGATGCTGCATAATCCTCGAAAAACTTCTCTTCATCCtattcgaaagaaaaaacataaaatcgATAAAATCGTCGAGTTCGAGAGTAATTTTCACTTTAAAATCACTCCAAAACAGGATTGTAATCCTTCCAAATGAATTTGATGTTTGGTTCATAtggttaaaattaattttgaacgaTTAAAAACATGCTAAAGTGATTATGATCATCTCAAATCACTCTCAAAACTTGATCTAAATGATAAAAGCATAGCCAGCCAAAGTTCACCTCTGCATAGGCCTTCACATATTGGGAAAACCGAGGATCCGCGAGCAAGGCCTTGTCTGTAGGAAGCTTCAATAGTTGTTGGTCAGACCCAGAGCCTTTTTTCAGCAATTCCCTGATCATAATCACATTTGCAATAGAACTTGTTTTTATCTACAAGCAAGGAGAAATTGAATGCAAGAAGTTGGGAAATCATTCTCACACAAAGTAGGAGTTATCAAACTTCAGAGGGTCCTTAGTCCATGGGCCTTCAAAATTTGATCTATCCTTGTGTGCTCTTCCCTGAAGAATTAGATACCATAACTATGatcaatgaaaagaaaaagaacaggaCAAAGCTGAAGATCCAATTCCTTCATAGTTTAAAGGAACAATAGAAAGTACCAATGTGTGGCCTCCAGACAATGCCACAATATCCTTGTCAGTTAGTCCCATCCTGTAAAAGATATCTCTTAAATGGGAAGCACCTGCAGGGAAATTTCATCTAATGATCATAACAATCATGGCTTCTGCTATGAGttcgaacaaaaaagaattcagACAGCCCACATCAATTTAAATCACAATCAAAAAGTTTAAACTATGCTCCTCTCATATACCACATAGCTATAGATATTTTGAAAGTCACCTTGGTTGGCATCTGGAAGGCGCCCTTCTTCTGGAACTACATTGGAGTCCTAATCCATTGGatttaaaagaagaatgaagctATTCAACAGCAATGACAATTGTGAACGTCAATCAAATTTTCTCGTGGATATTGATACCTTTCTTCCAGGAACAAATTTAATGGATGGTCCGCCAGTGATCTCCACAGCAACAACCCCAGCAAgctaaaaatttacaattagAAGAGAATGAGCCCACATGGAACTTTTAATAGGTTTAACTTAGAAAATTTCTTATTTCCCAATTGGTTAAAGTGACAAGCAGCAGAAACAGGAGTATAAGGGTCTGCTTTGATTGAATTGTCAATTTAAATAGGCTTAAAGTTCGAAGACAGCAGAATAGCTTGAATTTGAGAAAGAAAGGGGAATCACCTGATATAGGTCTGCGTATGTGATTTTTGGATGTCTGGCCTTCACAGTTTCTGTTGAGTTTCACAAACATAAGGAACGATGAGTAAGAATGTCTGCCAGAGGAAATAGAATCAAATTCCTATCTAGTCATGTAACGGCCCACGCCCACCGGGGACCAGCTTCAGGGGATGAATCAAATCTCCTgtgatatcacaatccacccccgtttagggcccagcgtcgTCGCTTCAATGGTTGGCCtataacccacaggtcccatatcccacattggttggggaagagaacaagggtgtggaacttttccctagtatacgcgttttaaagccttgaaaggaagcccaaaagggaaaacccaaagaggataatatctgctagcggtgggcctggacCGTTAAAGATCAATTGTGGATTTCGATTTCGATTGACTTTCTAAGAATTCCAATCCAAACAAGTTCTGATTAATTTTGGTCTGAAACTAACGTGCCAAGAAAGGCATCAGGTCAACTCTATAGATACTCACAATAAGGAGAGATGAAAAAAGCTCACCACAGA includes these proteins:
- the LOC111804442 gene encoding protein POLLENLESS 3-LIKE 2-like; translated protein: MLETWNAPPGFRHSKSAPSSPAKPLGVSRLRSDTHHVTHKVPVGDTPYVRAKNVQLVNKDPDKAIPLFWAAINAGDRVDSALKDMAIVMKQQNRAEEAIEAIKSLRSRCSDQAQESLDNILLDLYKRCGRLDDQITLLKHKLFLIQQGLAFNGKRTKTARSQGKKFQVSVEQEATRLLGNLGWALMQQNNYVEAEEAYRKALSIAPDNNKMCNLGICLMKQGRISEAKATLHRVKPAVADGPRGTDSHLKAYERAQQMLQDLESEMMNGGGDRLEQRRLFDAFLGSSSIWQPQPCKDHTTFPTLPVTNPVRTVIQDEFGDENVDTNFLANQMVPPPQHQKLSSKVQVPLGGNSLNVAAQPFFSSKLFSEPISKVPLGNQFPEGLKRTRSGNATNSMRTNDMVESKRPFVVESGRPETKTRRSSPTSEETDKWAEILPDDNDFEEAILAAVLGSTEEPEKQAASNGSAAVNGGGMIQSKIEKRLKVFEDITLSLSPRA
- the LOC111804443 gene encoding L-ascorbate peroxidase 3-like codes for the protein MAPPKVDAAYLKEIEKARRDLRALIAKENCAPIMLRLAWHDAGTYDAKTKTGGPNGSIRFMNELNHTANKGLKIAVDFCETVKARHPKITYADLYQLAGVVAVEITGGPSIKFVPGRKDSNVVPEEGRLPDANQGASHLRDIFYRMGLTDKDIVALSGGHTLGRAHKDRSNFEGPWTKDPLKFDNSYFVELLKKGSGSDQQLLKLPTDKALLADPRFSQYVKAYAEDEEKFFEDYAASHKTLSELGFGSPPTGLKDSASSWTTRIVVATIVAAVAILSYKRLVSPEGVAFPTLF